The Acidimicrobiia bacterium genome includes a window with the following:
- a CDS encoding HTH domain-containing protein, protein MPLLDSVAHILKETGPLHYRDITNELLNRGLWSTKGKTPEATVNARIATDIKNKGVTSQFTRVTPGVFHLTQYVTAGSESPDNVGTPGGNTTMSFTDSAEYILDIFADRKPMHYREITDRALSEGILVTKGATPEATMYAQILTEIKRRTQRSDDPRFVKHGKGMVGLWKWTPKGVARTVAEHNKVVRRQLRTELLNLSPKGFEELIGLLLAEMGFDSVEVTPLSNDGGIDVRGNLIIDGVLPIRMAVQAKRWKANVQAPAVQQLRGSLGAEEHGMLITASGFSKGATTEAERPGATHIAIVTGDELVDLLVRYEIGVARTEHTVAEVVDGGLVSLVEGEEYHTGS, encoded by the coding sequence TTGCCCTTACTCGACAGCGTTGCGCACATCCTCAAGGAGACCGGTCCACTTCACTACCGCGACATCACCAATGAGCTCCTTAACCGAGGACTCTGGTCCACGAAGGGCAAGACCCCTGAAGCCACAGTCAACGCCCGGATAGCGACGGATATCAAGAACAAAGGCGTGACATCACAGTTCACGCGGGTGACGCCTGGCGTGTTCCACCTGACCCAATACGTCACGGCCGGCAGCGAGTCTCCAGACAATGTTGGGACTCCGGGCGGGAACACCACAATGTCCTTCACCGACTCGGCGGAGTACATCTTGGATATCTTCGCCGACCGCAAGCCCATGCATTATCGGGAGATCACCGACCGGGCGCTCAGCGAAGGAATCCTCGTAACAAAGGGGGCGACTCCCGAAGCGACGATGTATGCGCAGATCCTCACCGAGATCAAGCGCAGGACTCAGAGGAGTGATGACCCACGCTTCGTCAAGCATGGCAAGGGCATGGTCGGCCTCTGGAAGTGGACGCCGAAGGGTGTAGCCCGCACAGTCGCCGAGCACAACAAGGTGGTCCGGAGACAGCTTCGCACTGAGCTACTCAATCTGAGCCCGAAAGGCTTCGAAGAGCTGATCGGCCTTCTGCTCGCCGAGATGGGCTTCGACTCTGTCGAAGTGACACCACTCTCCAACGATGGGGGGATCGACGTTCGAGGCAATCTGATCATCGACGGTGTGCTCCCGATCCGGATGGCTGTGCAAGCCAAACGCTGGAAGGCCAACGTGCAGGCTCCTGCAGTGCAGCAATTACGCGGGAGCCTCGGCGCGGAGGAGCACGGGATGCTCATCACTGCGAGCGGGTTCAGCAAGGGAGCGACTACCGAAGCAGAGCGACCAGGCGCTACCCACATCGCCATCGTGACTGGCGACGAGCTGGTGGACCTGCTAGTTCGATACGAAATCGGCGTGGCGAGAACCGAACACACCGTCGCAGAGGTCGTCGATGGTGGACTTGTATCGTTGGTCGAAGGAGAGGAATACCACACTGGTAGTTGA
- a CDS encoding tyrosine-type recombinase/integrase has product MSSDLIAHSPCRGIKLPKDIREEMRFLSPDEIEKLADAIDPRYRALVLTAAYTGLRSGELLGLKENRLNMLRRQLRVDEALTEVKGQVGGVRGADQNAV; this is encoded by the coding sequence GTGTCCTCAGATCTGATCGCACACTCGCCGTGCCGAGGAATCAAGCTGCCGAAGGACATCCGGGAGGAGATGCGGTTCCTCTCGCCCGATGAGATCGAGAAGCTGGCTGACGCCATCGACCCCCGGTACCGGGCGCTGGTACTCACCGCCGCATACACCGGTCTCCGATCTGGTGAGCTCCTCGGTTTGAAAGAGAATCGGCTCAACATGCTCCGCCGCCAGCTGCGTGTCGATGAAGCACTGACCGAGGTGAAGGGACAGGTGGGTGGAGTAAGAGGGGCTGATCAGAATGCGGTTTAG
- a CDS encoding AAA family ATPase has product MMRSDVRLVGLAVESFRGFRDRREFDLDASTVVITGPNGTGKTSFFDAMQWVLLGSIERLEGLRARKNVEHVVSRYRPGGRARVELTLVFEGREITVARTGDYRDSTLEVRGANTKPLFGDAARDWLGECLVPTEPYSLAMALTTCGLLQQDVMRSVLEAKPADRYAHITTVLGLLGLEDYEDAVRVTAKEANDQNGNAQHDVERARGAVETASAILETLEQRALQRISVTVARSEIDRQVAEMPDSVSVTLPSALDLEAVSELARRCHELVDRFTGFVLAGTEIESDRNNLQPAVGDDQIRELQSGVDAASAALETELAEQEKALSLLTAAEQSSEEILRLAAAALPQLTSHCPVCGQSIDPDSVAERLRSIAGDSSTLIELRASVESRSAQVDAMTVERDKRQSELDKAQEINRQWEMLRRRHVRLADELNESELVQGVPIAVSLLTLESVVLDGPAVTDSLARLGSALERYAEIAQESQSAGEIDRARAELASANQALDERTTHGARLATRAARLKQLADATAKARVDVTKARFEAIEPLVSDIYSRLDPHPAFKMIGFEHDTYYGKGTSSPVVRDLVAGVDADPLIVFSASQANIAALSYFLAMSLGAGERALPFVLLDDPLQSMDDVNVLGFADLCRFVRSERQLMISTHDRRFANLLRRKLTPRTSQDRTIVYEFGGWDRSGPSVTIESLEDELQDSPLRLLASSA; this is encoded by the coding sequence ATGATGCGCTCTGACGTTCGTCTGGTGGGACTTGCTGTCGAATCGTTCCGCGGATTCCGCGATCGTCGGGAGTTTGACCTCGACGCATCGACAGTTGTCATCACCGGTCCGAACGGAACCGGAAAGACGAGCTTCTTCGACGCAATGCAGTGGGTATTACTCGGGTCGATTGAGCGCTTGGAGGGCCTCCGGGCCCGAAAGAACGTCGAACACGTCGTAAGCAGATACCGACCGGGTGGCCGAGCGCGAGTAGAACTCACGCTCGTCTTCGAGGGTAGAGAAATCACCGTTGCCCGCACAGGGGACTATCGAGACAGCACGCTGGAAGTGCGAGGCGCCAACACAAAACCGCTGTTTGGCGATGCCGCACGGGATTGGCTGGGAGAGTGCCTCGTTCCGACCGAGCCCTACTCTCTTGCAATGGCCCTGACCACGTGTGGCCTTCTTCAGCAGGACGTCATGAGATCAGTGCTAGAAGCCAAACCAGCAGACCGATACGCACACATAACCACGGTCCTCGGGCTCCTAGGGCTTGAGGATTACGAGGACGCCGTCCGAGTCACGGCCAAAGAGGCCAACGATCAGAATGGGAACGCGCAGCACGATGTTGAAAGGGCTCGGGGCGCGGTCGAGACGGCATCCGCCATCCTCGAAACGCTCGAACAGCGCGCACTCCAACGTATCTCCGTGACTGTGGCTCGCTCCGAGATTGACCGCCAAGTGGCAGAGATGCCTGACTCAGTGAGCGTGACTCTTCCCAGCGCTTTGGACCTCGAGGCCGTATCCGAGCTAGCCCGCAGGTGTCACGAGCTAGTCGACCGATTCACAGGGTTCGTGCTCGCCGGGACGGAGATCGAGAGCGACCGGAACAACCTCCAGCCGGCGGTCGGAGACGACCAGATCCGCGAGCTTCAAAGCGGCGTTGATGCCGCCAGTGCTGCTCTGGAGACGGAATTGGCCGAACAGGAAAAGGCGCTCTCGCTTCTCACGGCTGCCGAGCAGTCGAGCGAGGAGATCTTGCGCCTCGCCGCAGCAGCACTCCCACAGCTGACTTCGCATTGTCCCGTTTGCGGCCAGTCGATCGACCCTGATTCTGTGGCAGAGCGGCTCCGAAGCATCGCAGGAGACAGTTCGACGCTCATAGAACTGCGCGCATCGGTCGAGAGCAGGTCTGCTCAGGTCGATGCAATGACGGTCGAGCGGGACAAACGCCAGTCCGAACTCGACAAGGCACAAGAGATCAACCGACAATGGGAGATGCTGCGTCGGCGGCATGTCCGGCTCGCCGATGAGCTGAACGAGAGCGAACTCGTCCAGGGTGTCCCCATAGCTGTAAGCCTTCTGACGCTCGAGTCGGTGGTCCTTGATGGTCCCGCGGTCACAGATTCGCTAGCTCGACTTGGTTCAGCTCTCGAACGCTACGCAGAAATCGCCCAGGAATCCCAGTCGGCAGGTGAGATCGATCGTGCAAGAGCAGAGCTGGCTAGCGCAAATCAGGCACTTGATGAGAGGACCACACACGGGGCTCGCCTTGCGACGCGCGCGGCAAGGCTGAAGCAACTGGCAGACGCCACGGCGAAGGCGCGCGTCGACGTTACCAAAGCGAGGTTTGAGGCGATCGAGCCTTTGGTTTCGGATATCTACAGCCGGCTCGATCCGCACCCAGCGTTCAAGATGATCGGGTTTGAACATGACACGTACTACGGAAAAGGGACCTCTAGCCCCGTGGTGCGTGATCTTGTGGCCGGAGTTGACGCCGATCCTCTGATCGTTTTCTCTGCGTCGCAGGCCAACATTGCCGCTCTGTCGTACTTCCTGGCGATGAGCTTGGGCGCAGGCGAACGCGCCCTGCCGTTCGTGCTCTTGGATGACCCGCTCCAGTCAATGGACGATGTAAATGTGCTCGGATTCGCCGATCTATGCCGATTCGTCCGTTCGGAACGTCAGCTCATGATCTCGACGCACGACCGGCGATTCGCAAACCTGCTCCGCAGAAAGCTGACTCCCCGCACATCGCAGGATCGCACGATCGTCTACGAGTTCGGTGGCTGGGACCGCAGTGGCCCTTCAGTGACCATTGAGTCGCTTGAGGATGAGCTACAGGATTCGCCGCTGCGTTTGCTGGCGTCATCCGCATAG
- a CDS encoding conjugal transfer protein, whose protein sequence is MTSEDHQEAIASRPSARRGWNPVLTVRAMHLVLWFLVISGPVTAFLVATQLSSLSERLDLVNIEARVEIPPETAGAEGFAELFIATYLSAGEGSTDSLGPFLNNVSLDEVESGSWSATRTTSLGASEVAPGYYAVAVAAEVVAAESDADGQPKWIPAGTRFYSVGVAETTTGWAITGLPTLMPAPGGATAPDLLIDHVDGLDATPGLEEMLSRFLAAYLAGDGELTRYTSPSSPIVPVRPTPFSSVEILQAGMAETSGGRTEVAVVVRATDIAGRAQILEYALVVEQRDGRWEVSELLSAPPVASSETN, encoded by the coding sequence ATGACCTCCGAGGACCATCAGGAGGCGATCGCCAGTCGACCGTCCGCTCGCCGGGGATGGAATCCGGTGCTGACCGTCCGGGCCATGCACCTCGTCCTGTGGTTCCTGGTGATCTCAGGTCCGGTCACCGCTTTTCTAGTGGCAACACAGCTGTCGTCACTCAGCGAACGACTCGACCTCGTCAACATCGAGGCCAGGGTCGAGATACCCCCCGAGACGGCTGGAGCCGAGGGTTTCGCGGAGCTGTTCATCGCCACCTATCTCAGTGCCGGCGAGGGATCGACCGATTCGCTCGGTCCCTTCCTGAACAACGTCTCGTTGGATGAAGTCGAGAGCGGATCGTGGTCGGCGACGAGGACGACAAGCCTTGGCGCCTCGGAGGTCGCCCCTGGCTACTACGCGGTGGCGGTGGCTGCGGAGGTTGTCGCCGCCGAAAGCGACGCCGACGGTCAGCCCAAATGGATTCCGGCAGGCACCCGCTTCTACTCGGTTGGAGTGGCCGAGACGACAACTGGATGGGCCATCACCGGCCTGCCGACCCTCATGCCGGCACCCGGCGGGGCCACTGCCCCGGACCTGCTGATCGATCACGTGGACGGACTCGATGCGACACCCGGGCTGGAGGAGATGCTGTCGCGCTTCCTGGCTGCCTATCTGGCGGGGGACGGCGAGCTCACCCGGTACACCTCCCCGTCTTCGCCCATAGTCCCGGTCCGGCCGACGCCGTTCTCGAGTGTCGAGATCCTCCAGGCAGGGATGGCCGAAACGTCAGGCGGTCGGACCGAGGTGGCGGTGGTTGTCCGAGCGACTGACATCGCCGGCCGGGCTCAGATTCTCGAGTACGCCCTCGTTGTCGAACAGCGGGACGGCCGCTGGGAGGTATCGGAGCTCTTGTCGGCACCACCTGTCGCATCGTCGGAAACCAACTGA
- a CDS encoding SIR2 family protein has protein sequence MYAAGPMGAGQPPYALALADVAKRGRLVVYTGAGLSRGHPTDIPAGAEVARRCHERLVDLLGADALDGADSSNLTSVADVVAALDGGLDLLRRTAVGVAEFTTADPNFGHEALALLLLEGLVSTITTNWDDCIERAGGAERVLAVISDQDRQQIHAPALLKVHGCATRPDTVLLTSKDLTNPPVWVRDEINARLADSHVVFVGIGDVAGYVRSRIEEAAEAVGAGGAIYVVSPSVDNNWDESQWAEVLPDHPAERRFGLTADEFLDGLAAACVRLLLREIAEAIEEQSEALAAFNRARGAFEVVTPLDALRWLRACAVPRQPGHSVLRQQSFTSALIALGVLGPDDVELHPLGRAITNGSVYEVLVGVGNITASRCRREAESRLIKYRSEGGDTATSPTFLVAGAVGRFTSPGGLEQSVLGDSDPRDLVSGPLTVSPTLIRAEDLAA, from the coding sequence ATGTATGCAGCTGGTCCGATGGGGGCAGGACAGCCACCCTATGCCCTGGCATTGGCCGATGTCGCGAAGCGTGGCCGTCTCGTGGTCTACACGGGCGCTGGACTTAGTCGGGGTCATCCAACGGATATCCCGGCTGGCGCCGAGGTGGCCCGTCGTTGCCATGAGCGGCTGGTCGATCTGCTCGGAGCCGATGCGCTGGATGGCGCAGACTCTTCGAACCTGACGTCAGTCGCAGACGTCGTGGCGGCTCTTGATGGTGGCCTCGATCTACTACGACGGACGGCTGTCGGCGTGGCTGAGTTCACAACGGCCGATCCCAACTTCGGTCACGAAGCCCTTGCGCTGCTCCTTCTCGAAGGTCTTGTCTCGACTATCACTACCAATTGGGATGACTGTATAGAACGTGCCGGGGGCGCTGAGCGCGTGCTGGCCGTCATCTCGGACCAGGATCGTCAACAGATTCACGCGCCTGCCCTTCTGAAGGTTCACGGCTGCGCAACCCGGCCTGATACGGTTCTTCTGACCAGTAAGGACCTGACGAACCCCCCGGTGTGGGTCCGAGATGAGATAAATGCCCGTCTTGCTGACTCACATGTGGTTTTTGTTGGCATCGGGGATGTTGCGGGGTACGTTCGGTCACGGATCGAAGAGGCTGCCGAGGCCGTTGGCGCGGGTGGCGCTATATATGTCGTATCGCCGAGTGTTGACAACAATTGGGATGAGAGCCAGTGGGCTGAGGTCCTGCCGGATCATCCGGCAGAACGCCGGTTTGGGCTGACTGCTGATGAGTTCCTTGATGGGTTGGCAGCGGCGTGTGTTCGGCTGCTTCTTCGAGAGATAGCTGAGGCAATCGAGGAGCAGAGTGAGGCCCTGGCCGCATTCAACAGGGCGCGCGGTGCTTTCGAAGTTGTCACTCCTTTGGACGCCCTCCGATGGCTCCGGGCCTGTGCAGTTCCGAGGCAACCGGGTCACTCGGTACTTCGTCAACAGTCCTTCACGTCGGCGCTTATCGCATTGGGTGTGCTTGGCCCCGATGATGTCGAGTTGCACCCACTCGGTCGTGCGATCACGAACGGCTCGGTGTACGAGGTTCTCGTCGGTGTTGGGAATATCACAGCTTCGAGATGTCGCCGTGAGGCGGAATCTCGCCTAATCAAATACCGGTCGGAGGGCGGCGATACCGCAACGAGCCCGACCTTTCTCGTTGCTGGAGCTGTGGGTCGGTTCACTAGTCCTGGAGGGCTGGAGCAGTCTGTGCTCGGTGACTCGGACCCCAGAGATTTGGTATCGGGGCCGCTGACGGTCTCGCCAACCCTCATTCGCGCAGAGGACCTGGCTGCATGA